TTTTACTGGTCATGGGGGAAACAGGCATTGTGATAGGCACCCATCTCCTCCAGTTCTGAGTGTTCATTACCTCGTGTTGACAGGGACCGAAGTTGGGTGGTAAGATTAGACCAGATGGTCTAGACCGTCTGGTCCAGAGAAGCTTCCGTAGGATGGAAGGTGTAGGTTTTGGGAAGGAGTTTTGATTATCAGGCCCTGATCGGGGAAAACAACCCGCTTTTGCGTTATCCCGCCCTTCAAGAGGCGGCCCTCGATGAGTTTGCCAGGAAGAAGTTTGAGGACGCTTCCCTGAACGATATCCTGAAAAAGTCCGGGATGAGCAAAGGTAGTTTCTATCATAATTTTGGCGACAAGTTCGGGTTGTACTTGGCCATGATCGATATCATTGCGAAGAAGAAGGCTGGTTACTTTCAACAGCGGCTACGGGAAACGGTTGCAGGCAGCAACGACTTTTTTGCCGCTCTGAAGGAAATAATCAAAGCAACCACAGCTTTCATGCTGGCCGATGAGCGGCAGCATCTTCTGTTCAATCGGATTATGGAGGAGACCGACGATTTTCGCAGTCGGCTATACAGTTTCTTTCCCTATGATTACATCGGGGCCTTCCATCAGCAGATCGTCCTGGCGGTAAATGCAGGTCAGATTGACAGTCGCTATCCGCCGGAACTGGTAGTCAAGCTATTGCAGGTTGTCTTTTCCAATCTGCACAAGCTGGTGCCGTGCGGGGAACCCACTGAGGTACTCCACACGGTTAACCAGATCGTAGACATTATTCAGTATGGGGT
This window of the Bacillota bacterium genome carries:
- a CDS encoding TetR/AcrR family transcriptional regulator gives rise to the protein MGRSFDYQALIGENNPLLRYPALQEAALDEFARKKFEDASLNDILKKSGMSKGSFYHNFGDKFGLYLAMIDIIAKKKAGYFQQRLRETVAGSNDFFAALKEIIKATTAFMLADERQHLLFNRIMEETDDFRSRLYSFFPYDYIGAFHQQIVLAVNAGQIDSRYPPELVVKLLQVVFSNLHKLVPCGEPTEVLHTVNQIVDIIQYGVRAKDT